Proteins encoded within one genomic window of Methanobacterium sp. Maddingley MBC34:
- a CDS encoding DNA primase (PFAM: Toprim domain) — protein MGTKEEISTTKYLIHAQINANGIVEKPDVVGAIFGQTEGLLSNDLDLRELQKTGRIGRIKVNINSKAGRSKGEIVIPSSLDRVETAILAASLETINRVGPCEAYIQVNKVEDVRAVKRRKVVDRAKELYKGMMEEVTPESLKMIEEVKEAMRIHEITDFGHDKLPAGPNVASSDAILVVEGRADVLNLLRYGVKNAIAVEGVSVPKTVAELTKKKTVTAFLDGDRGGDLILKELLQVGELDYVTRAPRGKEVEDLTKDEVMVALRDKIPVEQIYHDLGIKLDKPEKKPADKTPDKVKLLKGILKDVEGSGNAEILDDALNILKEVKVESLYDEIKSLQNEGAYAVVFDGVVSQRLIDVAKEKGLKQVVAVRMSEVVKKPSPLKIITR, from the coding sequence ATGGGAACTAAAGAAGAAATCAGTACAACTAAATATCTTATTCATGCTCAAATAAATGCTAACGGAATTGTGGAAAAACCGGATGTGGTGGGTGCCATATTCGGACAAACTGAAGGACTTTTAAGTAATGATCTAGATTTAAGAGAACTACAAAAAACAGGTAGAATCGGACGAATCAAAGTAAATATCAACTCCAAAGCAGGCAGATCCAAAGGGGAAATTGTGATCCCATCCAGTCTGGATCGGGTGGAAACCGCCATCCTGGCCGCATCTCTAGAAACCATAAACAGAGTGGGACCCTGCGAAGCTTACATACAGGTTAACAAAGTGGAAGATGTCCGGGCGGTTAAAAGAAGGAAAGTAGTGGACCGTGCCAAAGAACTTTACAAGGGAATGATGGAAGAAGTCACCCCCGAAAGCCTCAAAATGATTGAAGAGGTTAAAGAAGCCATGCGCATCCATGAAATCACGGATTTTGGCCATGACAAACTACCGGCAGGTCCTAATGTAGCATCTTCCGATGCTATTCTGGTTGTGGAAGGCCGTGCCGATGTTTTAAACCTGCTCAGATACGGTGTTAAAAATGCCATAGCAGTGGAAGGAGTCAGTGTCCCCAAAACAGTGGCAGAACTCACCAAGAAAAAAACCGTAACCGCCTTTTTAGACGGAGATCGGGGTGGTGACCTCATTCTTAAGGAACTATTACAAGTAGGGGAACTTGACTACGTAACCCGTGCTCCACGGGGTAAAGAAGTGGAAGACCTCACCAAAGATGAAGTAATGGTAGCATTAAGAGATAAAATACCAGTGGAACAGATTTACCACGACCTGGGAATAAAACTGGATAAACCCGAAAAAAAACCAGCAGACAAAACCCCGGATAAAGTCAAATTACTCAAGGGAATACTCAAAGATGTTGAAGGTTCAGGCAATGCAGAAATCCTGGATGATGCTTTAAACATCCTCAAAGAAGTTAAAGTGGAATCCCTCTATGACGAAATAAAATCTTTGCAAAATGAGGGTGCCTACGCTGTGGTATTTGATGGAGTGGTGAGTCAGAGACTAATTGACGTTGCCAAAGAAAAAGGATTAAAGCAAGTAGTAGCTGTACGCATGAGTGAAGTTGTAAAAAAACCAAGCCCACTCAAAATCATTACCCGCTAA
- a CDS encoding putative ATP-dependent protease (PFAM: Magnesium chelatase, subunit ChlI; Sigma-54 interaction domain~TIGRFAM: lon-related putative ATP-dependent protease): MYINMKKEFLVDIESTADIQIPQDPMERVIGHDDIIKFVKIAAKQRRNLLLVGPPGIGKSLIAQAISVHLTEPQEEITVVHNPERPERPFVEIKTRKEIESEINDLKRAEGDLVTPQDVPELVAERLGFRCPSCESYTSAYQSICPQCGADKYSHMNARRKNLGDLLGMFEMNNGPVNIPQDRVTTTRMNQGREEVVIYERADGDKIKILDQQALEKRREMVEEKPKNIIVPLERKSFIQATGASETELLGDVRHDPYGGHPDLGTQPYERVVPGAVHEAHEGVLFIDEIVHLAPLQRYILSAMQDKVFPIVGRNPQSAGSSVKVEDVPCDFIFVAACNIRDIQYILPPLRSRIQGEGYEMLMRTTMPNTDENQAKMAQFVAQEIEMDGKIPHATRSAVEIVVAEAKKRARIIDDQNDALTLRLRDLGGLVRMAGDMAVMDGSPLIEDKHINFAVKNAISIEDQILERYQSFEQAMDKDLSSSQKMHSTRKGTPNDHVDRSYL, from the coding sequence ATGTATATCAACATGAAAAAAGAATTTTTGGTAGATATCGAGAGCACAGCAGATATTCAAATACCTCAAGATCCCATGGAAAGAGTAATTGGCCATGATGATATTATAAAATTTGTTAAAATAGCCGCCAAACAACGCAGAAATCTCCTTCTGGTGGGTCCGCCAGGCATAGGAAAATCCCTCATAGCCCAAGCTATTTCAGTCCACCTTACCGAACCACAGGAAGAAATAACTGTTGTTCACAATCCTGAAAGGCCAGAAAGACCTTTCGTGGAGATAAAAACTAGAAAAGAAATAGAAAGCGAAATAAATGATTTAAAAAGGGCAGAGGGTGATTTGGTCACTCCCCAGGATGTTCCAGAGCTGGTGGCAGAACGTCTAGGATTTCGCTGCCCCAGTTGTGAAAGTTACACCAGTGCATATCAAAGTATATGCCCCCAATGTGGAGCAGATAAATATTCTCATATGAATGCCCGCAGAAAAAACTTAGGCGACCTTTTGGGAATGTTCGAGATGAACAATGGACCGGTGAACATTCCCCAGGACAGGGTTACCACCACCCGCATGAATCAAGGTCGGGAGGAAGTGGTGATCTACGAACGAGCCGATGGAGATAAAATCAAAATATTAGATCAGCAGGCCCTGGAAAAAAGAAGGGAAATGGTTGAAGAAAAACCCAAAAACATAATCGTCCCCCTGGAGCGTAAGAGCTTCATCCAGGCAACTGGTGCCAGTGAAACAGAGTTACTGGGTGATGTGCGCCATGATCCATATGGTGGGCATCCTGATCTAGGAACTCAACCCTATGAGCGAGTTGTTCCTGGAGCGGTTCATGAAGCTCATGAAGGGGTGCTTTTCATTGATGAAATAGTCCATCTAGCCCCTTTGCAGCGTTATATCTTGAGTGCCATGCAGGATAAGGTCTTTCCCATTGTGGGTAGAAACCCCCAAAGCGCTGGAAGCTCAGTTAAGGTGGAAGATGTTCCCTGTGATTTCATCTTCGTAGCTGCCTGTAACATTAGGGATATTCAGTACATATTACCTCCCTTACGTTCCCGTATCCAGGGCGAAGGGTATGAAATGCTAATGCGTACCACCATGCCGAATACGGATGAGAACCAGGCAAAAATGGCACAGTTTGTGGCCCAAGAGATAGAAATGGATGGAAAAATACCCCATGCCACCCGGAGTGCTGTTGAAATAGTTGTAGCGGAAGCTAAAAAAAGAGCCCGTATAATTGATGACCAGAATGATGCATTAACTTTAAGACTTCGGGATCTGGGGGGACTGGTGAGAATGGCTGGAGACATGGCAGTTATGGATGGAAGTCCTTTAATTGAGGATAAACACATAAATTTTGCTGTTAAAAATGCCATATCCATTGAGGACCAGATTCTGGAACGTTATCAATCCTTTGAACAGGCAATGGATAAAGATCTTTCCAGTTCACAGAAGATGCATTCAACACGAAAAGGCACACCCAATGACCACGTGGACCGTAGCTACCTTTAA
- a CDS encoding site-specific recombinase XerD (PFAM: Phage integrase, N-terminal SAM-like domain; Phage integrase family), whose translation MNHYSNGNWKSSQGDPTDIKRFVGNASDYHQEKNFLEAFDLPEMMEDYLFELEIRNYSRNTIKTYRSIINNFYKFLKDEKELYDERQVLRGFKRYIRHLKREKNVSQNYIYLVTVVAKKFFEFGGIHILEEVKTPKRTKSLPKSLNEEEVKSLINAMDTHDPVDSSSPTSESLKLRNKLILALLYSSGLRVSELVSLQTNNVDLEERTIRIRGKGEKDRIVLFDDSTKLLIEDFLEKRTCESEYIFVNRSGNHLTPRYVQMMIKDYARVAGIKKKVTPHILRHSFATHLLKNGVDIRAIQQLLGHSNLSTTQIYTSVDMQTLKNVYDRAKLR comes from the coding sequence ATGAACCATTATTCCAACGGAAACTGGAAATCATCCCAGGGGGATCCCACTGATATCAAAAGATTCGTGGGAAATGCTTCTGATTACCATCAAGAGAAGAACTTTTTAGAAGCCTTTGATCTCCCTGAAATGATGGAAGATTACCTCTTTGAATTGGAAATTCGAAACTACTCACGTAACACAATCAAAACATACAGATCAATCATCAACAATTTCTACAAATTCCTGAAGGATGAAAAGGAATTATATGATGAAAGACAGGTTTTAAGGGGTTTTAAACGTTATATACGTCACCTGAAGCGTGAGAAGAATGTCTCACAGAATTACATTTACCTGGTTACAGTGGTGGCCAAAAAATTCTTCGAATTTGGCGGAATACACATCCTGGAAGAGGTTAAAACTCCCAAAAGAACCAAATCTCTCCCTAAATCCCTTAATGAAGAGGAGGTTAAAAGTCTTATTAATGCCATGGATACTCACGATCCCGTTGACTCATCATCACCAACCTCTGAATCCCTAAAACTTAGAAATAAGTTAATCCTGGCGTTGTTATATTCTTCAGGATTGAGGGTTTCTGAACTGGTCTCACTTCAGACCAACAATGTTGATCTGGAAGAGCGAACCATTAGGATCAGGGGAAAGGGTGAAAAAGATAGAATTGTCCTGTTTGATGATTCCACCAAGCTGCTAATAGAGGATTTCCTGGAGAAAAGAACCTGTGAAAGTGAATATATTTTTGTGAATCGTTCCGGAAACCACCTAACACCTCGGTATGTTCAGATGATGATCAAGGATTACGCACGGGTGGCAGGTATTAAAAAGAAAGTAACTCCCCACATATTACGGCACTCATTTGCCACTCACCTACTAAAAAATGGTGTGGACATTCGAGCTATTCAACAGCTTTTAGGGCATTCTAATCTATCTACAACTCAAATTTACACCAGTGTGGATATGCAGACCCTTAAAAACGTTTATGACCGCGCTAAACTGCGTTGA
- a CDS encoding putative transcriptional regulator (PFAM: Transcriptional regulator PadR-like family), translating to MTLNRKFFLGFIRIHILHYASHEEIYGVQMIKELKNHGYDVSPGTMYPILHSLENEGFLKSRKENVKGKIRKYYKITSKGQKILQESRQKINELISEVIG from the coding sequence ATGACGTTAAATCGAAAGTTTTTCCTGGGGTTTATCCGGATACACATACTCCACTATGCCAGTCATGAAGAAATTTATGGAGTGCAAATGATAAAGGAACTGAAAAATCATGGTTACGATGTTAGTCCCGGGACCATGTATCCTATTTTGCATTCACTGGAGAATGAAGGTTTCCTGAAAAGTAGAAAAGAAAATGTGAAGGGGAAAATCAGGAAGTATTATAAAATAACCTCCAAGGGACAGAAAATCCTTCAGGAGTCCCGGCAGAAAATAAATGAACTCATCAGTGAAGTTATTGGTTGA
- a CDS encoding arabinose efflux permease family protein (PFAM: Major Facilitator Superfamily) — protein MKFKLSKDAIKDNALKFIVLLGIVSLLGDMTYEGARSITGPYLALLGASAAAVGFVSGFGEMVGYSLRLVSGYLADKTRQYWIMTIIGYAVNLLAVPLLALAGNWPMAALLLIAERMGKAIRTPPRDVMLSHATSQLGRGWGFGLHEAMDQIGAILGPLIVAIILYFNGNYQAGFAFLLLPAVLALAVLVTSRLLYPHPHELEINTPKLETRSLMKVYWIYIVAVVFIALGFADFPLVAYHFQKAQVVSPVVIPIFYSVAMGVDALAALIFGRLFDKIGMRALVIAVIISAFFAPLVFWGDFTMALLGMALWGVGMGAQESIMRAAVAEMSPVDVRGSAYGVFSTIYGVSWFIGSFTMGILYDFSLTSMVMFSLGAQLFSVIPLILIRNYRP, from the coding sequence ATGAAATTTAAACTCTCAAAGGATGCTATAAAGGATAATGCACTTAAATTCATAGTTCTCCTTGGAATTGTGAGTTTACTGGGGGACATGACATATGAAGGTGCTAGAAGTATTACTGGACCCTATCTAGCTTTACTGGGGGCCAGTGCTGCTGCAGTTGGTTTTGTGTCGGGGTTTGGGGAGATGGTTGGATATTCACTCCGTCTTGTTTCTGGTTACCTGGCAGATAAAACTAGACAATACTGGATCATGACCATAATAGGCTACGCAGTGAACCTCCTGGCAGTTCCTCTTTTAGCACTTGCCGGAAACTGGCCAATGGCAGCATTACTTTTGATTGCAGAAAGAATGGGAAAGGCCATTAGAACCCCTCCCAGGGATGTAATGCTGTCCCATGCTACGTCACAACTAGGTCGTGGTTGGGGGTTCGGCCTTCACGAAGCCATGGATCAAATTGGGGCGATATTGGGCCCCTTAATCGTTGCAATTATCTTATATTTTAATGGTAACTATCAGGCAGGTTTTGCATTCCTGTTATTACCTGCAGTTCTGGCTTTAGCGGTTCTAGTCACCTCCAGACTTCTATATCCTCATCCCCATGAACTGGAAATAAATACACCCAAACTTGAAACCAGGAGTCTAATGAAGGTTTACTGGATATACATTGTTGCCGTGGTTTTCATAGCCCTTGGATTTGCTGATTTTCCATTGGTTGCCTATCACTTCCAGAAAGCACAAGTGGTCTCGCCAGTGGTCATTCCCATTTTTTACTCAGTAGCCATGGGTGTTGATGCCCTGGCAGCTCTAATATTCGGTCGATTATTTGATAAAATAGGGATGCGGGCCCTGGTAATTGCAGTTATAATCTCCGCATTTTTCGCACCCCTGGTATTCTGGGGTGACTTTACCATGGCATTACTGGGAATGGCACTATGGGGAGTGGGTATGGGAGCTCAAGAATCCATAATGAGAGCTGCAGTAGCTGAAATGTCCCCAGTTGATGTGAGAGGATCAGCATATGGTGTGTTTAGCACTATTTATGGTGTTTCCTGGTTTATTGGCAGTTTCACCATGGGAATTCTCTATGATTTTTCACTCACTTCCATGGTGATGTTTTCACTGGGGGCACAACTTTTTTCGGTGATTCCTCTAATTCTAATCAGAAATTATCGCCCTTAA
- a CDS encoding hypothetical protein (PFAM: Protein of unknown function (DUF523); Protein of unknown function (DUF1722)) translates to MIDTKIEYKVLFLSSRDFPRPHLVSSKCIEFESCRYNGLIIRSSLVKKLKNYVNFTPICPEVEIGLGIPREPIHLEKDQDKIELIQPSTGYNCTSKMSEFADSFLTSVEGVDGFILKNKSPSCGVKAVKVYPKGGMSRPWTDGVGLFAAAVFRCFSFTPVEDEGRLRNYHLRENFLTRIYTLADFRENVLNGDFRDLLDFHTKNKLLFSSYSQIHSRKLGRLVSNLRETTYPELVEKYGNTMKKMLRNDPLPPANINVLMHAFGHFSDYLSHSEKAFFLESLEKYRQGRVPLLVNQDLLKSWIIRFDNEYLADQTFFEPYPEELMEITFI, encoded by the coding sequence ATGATAGATACTAAAATTGAATATAAGGTGTTATTCTTGTCTTCAAGGGACTTTCCACGGCCACATCTGGTTTCAAGTAAATGTATAGAATTTGAGTCCTGCCGTTATAACGGCCTTATTATAAGAAGTAGCTTGGTGAAAAAGCTCAAAAACTACGTCAATTTCACACCAATATGTCCTGAAGTGGAAATAGGGCTGGGAATACCTCGTGAGCCCATTCACCTGGAAAAGGACCAGGACAAAATAGAACTGATCCAACCGTCTACAGGATATAATTGCACAAGTAAAATGTCAGAATTTGCAGATTCATTTTTAACCTCTGTTGAAGGGGTTGATGGGTTTATATTGAAAAATAAATCCCCTTCTTGCGGTGTAAAGGCAGTAAAAGTTTATCCTAAAGGTGGGATGTCAAGACCATGGACCGATGGTGTTGGATTATTTGCTGCAGCGGTTTTCAGATGTTTCTCCTTTACTCCAGTGGAGGATGAAGGACGGCTGCGTAATTATCACCTGCGTGAAAATTTCCTAACCCGCATTTACACCCTGGCAGATTTCAGGGAAAATGTCTTAAATGGTGATTTTAGGGATTTACTTGATTTCCACACAAAAAATAAGCTTTTATTTTCATCATACAGTCAGATACACTCCCGAAAACTGGGAAGATTGGTATCTAATTTGAGGGAGACAACTTATCCAGAGTTAGTTGAAAAATATGGAAACACCATGAAAAAGATGCTTCGTAATGATCCTTTACCTCCTGCCAATATCAACGTTTTGATGCATGCATTTGGCCATTTTTCTGATTATCTTTCTCACTCAGAGAAGGCGTTTTTCTTGGAATCCCTGGAAAAATATCGTCAGGGAAGAGTACCTCTTTTAGTAAATCAAGACTTACTCAAATCATGGATTATCCGTTTTGACAACGAATATCTTGCTGATCAGACCTTTTTCGAACCTTATCCTGAGGAATTAATGGAAATAACATTCATTTAA
- a CDS encoding hypothetical protein (PFAM: BioY family), with product MEISIDNYFRKRYSLFAWRSNTSTINKVIMAFFMACITGLMAQVIIPLPWTPVPVTAQTFAVLMAGVVLGRWWGGISQVMYLAVGLLGVPWFAGLTGGYAVLLGATGGYFLGFILTAFVMGYVTDKYAQSRNFRPMFGLMFLVNFAFIYIPGLLGLGLWMYLVKGTFPTFLTLISMGLLPFILGDLLKIGGAAALTKAITPKEEY from the coding sequence ATGGAAATCAGCATTGATAATTATTTTCGGAAGAGATATTCGCTTTTCGCCTGGCGTTCTAACACTTCCACGATAAATAAGGTGATCATGGCCTTTTTCATGGCATGTATCACTGGACTAATGGCTCAGGTGATAATACCCCTCCCATGGACTCCAGTACCTGTAACAGCCCAAACATTCGCTGTTTTAATGGCAGGTGTGGTTTTGGGTCGTTGGTGGGGTGGAATTAGTCAGGTAATGTATCTGGCAGTGGGCCTGCTGGGAGTACCCTGGTTTGCAGGACTCACTGGTGGTTATGCCGTCCTTTTAGGTGCTACAGGAGGATATTTCCTGGGTTTCATTCTAACTGCATTTGTGATGGGCTATGTCACTGATAAATACGCTCAGTCTCGAAACTTCCGCCCAATGTTCGGGTTGATGTTCCTGGTAAACTTCGCATTTATCTACATCCCTGGTCTTCTGGGATTGGGATTATGGATGTACCTGGTTAAAGGAACATTCCCCACATTCCTAACCCTGATAAGCATGGGTCTTTTACCCTTCATTTTAGGTGACCTGTTGAAGATAGGTGGTGCAGCAGCACTCACCAAGGCAATAACTCCAAAAGAAGAATATTAA
- a CDS encoding hypothetical protein (PFAM: Protein of unknown function (DUF1284)), which translates to MVKNQEDACSDPLRIRAHHILCMQGFQGLGYSKEFTKNMTLITEKILNNHSFFIKIIIGADSICKHCPHLSNGVCRMEMGSLKFISSMDSLVLKKLNMEAGSVISSAQLKTLTGNLSPKIVKEICGDCGWRNDCLYFQEKCLI; encoded by the coding sequence ATGGTGAAAAACCAGGAGGATGCCTGTTCTGATCCATTAAGGATCAGAGCCCATCATATTCTGTGCATGCAGGGATTTCAGGGACTTGGTTACAGTAAGGAATTCACCAAAAATATGACCCTGATAACTGAAAAAATCCTAAATAACCATTCTTTTTTTATTAAAATTATAATTGGAGCGGACTCCATCTGCAAACACTGCCCCCATCTTTCAAACGGTGTGTGTAGAATGGAAATGGGCTCTCTTAAATTTATTAGTTCTATGGACTCATTAGTTCTTAAAAAGTTAAATATGGAAGCAGGATCTGTGATCTCCTCTGCGCAGCTTAAAACTCTAACTGGGAATTTAAGTCCCAAAATAGTTAAAGAAATATGTGGGGACTGTGGCTGGAGGAATGATTGTCTTTATTTTCAGGAAAAATGTTTGATCTAA
- a CDS encoding cytosine/adenosine deaminase (PFAM: Cytidine and deoxycytidylate deaminase zinc-binding region), whose amino-acid sequence MGIEHQKFMAEALKEAQKSLNSGGIPIGAVIVKNGEIIGRGHNKRIQRNSSILHAEMDCLENAGRLKSDDYKNCVMYTTLSPCAMCSGAMELYNIPMVVIGENENFKGPEQSLMGKGVKLINLNMDSCKKMLGTFIRNNPELWNEDIGI is encoded by the coding sequence ATGGGGATTGAACACCAAAAATTCATGGCCGAAGCTTTAAAAGAGGCTCAGAAAAGTTTAAATAGTGGAGGAATTCCAATTGGGGCGGTCATTGTTAAAAATGGTGAAATAATAGGAAGAGGACATAATAAAAGGATTCAACGGAACTCCAGTATTCTCCATGCAGAGATGGATTGCCTGGAAAACGCGGGCAGGCTGAAATCAGATGATTATAAAAATTGTGTAATGTACACCACCCTTTCACCATGTGCCATGTGTTCAGGGGCAATGGAACTTTACAATATTCCCATGGTAGTTATTGGTGAGAATGAAAACTTTAAAGGCCCGGAACAATCTTTGATGGGTAAGGGAGTGAAGTTGATTAACCTGAACATGGATTCGTGTAAAAAGATGCTGGGAACATTCATCCGAAACAATCCCGAACTATGGAATGAGGATATTGGGATATAA
- a CDS encoding tetratricopeptide repeat protein (PFAM: Tetratricopeptide repeat) has translation MVKFADLIKNDELAREEGFHNASELESEFRKMYPEHTSDESLFQVIRFFKLPMEEWEGAKIDEKAMIAKRADILFDVGKFDKSVVCYNAALKIDPYDVYLLNRKGDNLSRLGQFQEALKCYDQALELEPTNEYVLNNKAIALLNSNRPEEALKTSDKALKINAENMLVLYWRGFILEMLGRFQDALNCYDKILKLNPQDSEAWNAKGNLLSQIDKSEDALECYDRSLELCLEDESDSSTWNRKGNALMELNRFDEAVECYDKALSLEPDNEIFLSNKGVAFMELNQFEDAVLCFRKAVIINPENEDAQILMDECLENL, from the coding sequence GTGGTGAAGTTCGCTGATCTTATCAAGAATGATGAACTGGCTCGTGAGGAAGGTTTCCATAATGCTTCAGAGTTAGAATCTGAATTTCGGAAGATGTACCCGGAACACACCAGTGATGAGTCACTTTTTCAGGTTATAAGATTCTTCAAGCTCCCAATGGAAGAGTGGGAAGGGGCTAAAATAGATGAAAAGGCCATGATCGCCAAAAGAGCAGATATACTCTTCGATGTGGGAAAATTTGACAAATCAGTGGTATGTTACAACGCCGCTTTAAAAATCGATCCATATGATGTTTACCTCCTAAACCGTAAAGGAGATAACCTTTCACGCCTGGGACAATTCCAGGAAGCCTTGAAATGTTATGATCAGGCCCTGGAACTGGAACCAACTAATGAATATGTGTTGAATAATAAAGCAATAGCCCTCTTAAACTCCAACAGACCAGAAGAAGCACTTAAAACCAGTGACAAGGCCTTGAAGATCAATGCAGAAAACATGCTGGTGTTGTACTGGAGAGGTTTCATTTTGGAGATGTTGGGACGTTTCCAGGATGCATTGAACTGCTATGATAAGATTTTAAAACTGAATCCACAGGATTCTGAAGCATGGAACGCCAAAGGAAACCTTTTGTCTCAAATTGACAAGTCAGAAGATGCTCTTGAATGTTATGATCGTTCTCTGGAGCTTTGTCTGGAAGATGAATCCGATTCTTCCACCTGGAATCGTAAAGGCAACGCACTCATGGAATTAAACCGATTTGATGAGGCTGTGGAGTGTTATGATAAAGCACTTTCCTTAGAACCAGATAATGAGATATTTTTGAGTAACAAAGGAGTGGCATTCATGGAACTAAACCAGTTCGAGGATGCAGTACTGTGCTTTCGAAAGGCTGTGATCATAAATCCTGAAAATGAAGATGCACAGATTTTGATGGATGAATGCCTGGAAAATCTTTAA
- a CDS encoding anaerobic ribonucleoside-triphosphate reductase activating protein (PFAM: Radical SAM superfamily~TIGRFAM: anaerobic ribonucleoside-triphosphate reductase activating protein), with amino-acid sequence MITGGIIFSSLEYPGKVSLVIFTGGCLLRCPYCHNPEIIEGGESTSLQDIEHEIDEALDFIDAVVVTGGEPLMQIKEVGKILEYSRKKGLKTKLDTNGCYPERLSKIIELIDYVALDVKAPFQKYKEVIGAPIGEKVKESMEILANSKCFLECRTTYVPGLLEPGDVQDIAEKVKCDIYTLQQFRNRTVLDEKLKETPNTDPKELHEIALQIKPILGKVKIKTSQFGAEII; translated from the coding sequence ATGATAACCGGAGGCATAATATTTTCCTCCCTTGAATACCCAGGCAAGGTATCCCTGGTTATATTTACAGGCGGTTGTCTTTTAAGATGTCCCTACTGCCACAATCCAGAAATTATTGAAGGAGGGGAAAGTACTTCACTCCAAGATATTGAACATGAGATTGATGAAGCTCTGGATTTCATTGATGCCGTAGTTGTCACCGGTGGAGAACCATTGATGCAGATTAAAGAGGTTGGTAAGATCCTGGAGTATTCCCGAAAAAAGGGTCTGAAAACCAAACTGGACACCAATGGATGTTATCCTGAAAGACTTTCAAAAATAATTGAACTGATTGATTATGTTGCCCTGGATGTAAAAGCTCCTTTTCAAAAATACAAAGAAGTTATTGGTGCCCCTATTGGTGAAAAAGTAAAAGAAAGTATGGAGATACTGGCCAATTCAAAATGTTTTCTGGAATGCAGAACCACCTATGTTCCGGGACTGCTGGAACCCGGGGATGTGCAGGATATCGCTGAAAAGGTAAAGTGCGATATTTACACCCTACAACAATTCAGAAACCGGACTGTACTGGATGAAAAATTGAAGGAAACCCCCAACACTGATCCCAAAGAACTCCACGAAATTGCACTGCAAATTAAACCAATACTGGGAAAAGTCAAGATCAAAACATCACAATTCGGTGCTGAAATAATATAA